A region of Carboxydocella sporoproducens DSM 16521 DNA encodes the following proteins:
- a CDS encoding amidohydrolase: MSIKAIVNGQVFTMAGPVYKPGVVLIEGDKIAAVGAAEAVAIPPSAEIIDAAGAYVFPGFIDAHCHVGIYEEIYQVEGDDVNEMTDPATPHLRALDAINPEDVGFKDCLAGGVTTVVVGPGSGNVIGGEMVALKTWGQVVDEMLIRPVGLKVAFGENPKKVYGAQKRTPSTRMGTAAILRENLVKAANYLAKEDKERDLKLEALARVLKGEMPLRAHAHRADDIATAIRIAREFGVKIVIEHCTEGHKIADWLARQQVAAIVGPVITSRAKVELKDKTPETAKILHNAGVPVALMTDAPVIPANYLNLSAALVAREGLEPMQALAAITSRAAEIVGIADRVGTLEAGKDADMVIWDRFPLELEARPLKIFIEGRVT, from the coding sequence ATGTCTATAAAAGCGATAGTCAACGGTCAGGTCTTTACCATGGCCGGACCGGTATATAAACCAGGAGTAGTTCTCATCGAGGGAGATAAAATAGCAGCAGTAGGGGCAGCTGAAGCTGTGGCCATTCCTCCATCAGCTGAGATTATCGATGCTGCTGGGGCCTATGTTTTCCCCGGGTTTATTGATGCTCATTGTCATGTTGGCATCTATGAGGAGATTTACCAGGTGGAGGGGGATGATGTCAATGAAATGACCGACCCGGCGACCCCTCATTTGCGCGCTCTTGATGCCATCAATCCCGAGGATGTAGGATTCAAGGATTGTCTGGCTGGCGGTGTAACCACTGTAGTGGTAGGGCCGGGCAGCGGGAATGTTATCGGCGGGGAAATGGTAGCCTTAAAGACCTGGGGTCAGGTGGTGGATGAGATGCTTATTCGCCCGGTTGGCCTAAAAGTGGCTTTTGGGGAAAACCCGAAAAAGGTTTATGGGGCCCAAAAGCGCACCCCGTCTACCCGGATGGGAACAGCAGCAATCTTGCGGGAAAATCTGGTAAAGGCAGCCAACTACCTGGCTAAGGAGGATAAGGAACGGGACTTAAAACTGGAGGCCCTGGCCCGGGTGCTCAAGGGAGAAATGCCTTTACGGGCCCATGCTCACCGGGCTGATGATATTGCAACGGCCATTCGGATTGCCCGGGAGTTCGGGGTTAAGATTGTAATTGAGCATTGCACGGAAGGACATAAAATTGCGGATTGGTTGGCCCGGCAACAGGTAGCAGCTATTGTAGGACCAGTTATTACCAGCCGGGCCAAGGTAGAACTGAAGGATAAGACGCCGGAAACCGCCAAAATCCTTCATAATGCTGGAGTACCAGTGGCGCTAATGACTGATGCTCCGGTAATTCCTGCCAATTACCTCAATCTTTCAGCGGCTCTGGTGGCCCGCGAGGGGCTGGAACCCATGCAGGCTCTGGCGGCTATTACCAGTCGGGCGGCGGAGATAGTGGGAATTGCCGATCGAGTAGGGACGCTGGAAGCAGGCAAGGATGCGGATATGGTGATCTGGGACCGCTTCCCGCTGGAGCTGGAGGCCAGGCCATTAAAGATATTTATCGAGGGACGAGTTACTTAA